The Candidatus Lokiarchaeota archaeon nucleotide sequence TCTCTGGTTTTACTTTCTAACCTTGCCATAGAATCATAGAATCCGATTAACTGTAGAACCCCTTCTTCGTAACAAGGCTTCCAACAGAGTAATTGAGGAGAGCCAAGCTAGAGTAAATGGCTTCTTCCAAGCGCACAGTTTCCGTCCCTTGATCAGGTATGGTATTGACCCAGAAATCGATGTAATCTTTTGGCTCCGAGGCCTGAGAAAACAATTCATGGAGACCAAGCTTTGGGCCACCAAATAAGGCAAGCAGAGACTGGGTACCCTTAACCGTGGATTCTATAGCGCCTTGCATTTTACCGAATGGAGGGGCTTCTCGCGAGAGGGCTATAGTGGTAGCACCGTTATTCGTACGAAGATAATCATCAAAATCGTCAACCATAACTGTCTCAAAGCCCCAGTATACTGGTACTTTCATTCGGTCTGTCACTTCGAGTTTCATCCGAGGGGATGTCTCAACAACGCGAAAAAGGGTTGGTTCGCGTTCGCTGACGGTTCCATCATAATCTACTGTTCTATCCAAGCCCAAATCCACTTTACCCGGTCCAATTTGTAAACCCCACCGTAAATCCCCCCTCTCAACTTCATCAATTGAGGAAAACAAAGGGTGACTCGGAGTTCGTAGTGGAGGAAGAAGGCCAACAAAACGAAAAGAGGGAGCACGAGGGAATACGCGTTTTCGAAGGTACTGAGGGGTATCCATATAGCGTAGAAGGCGTGCCAGAAGGTCTTTGTCTTTCGATTCTTCATTCCCCAACAGACCGGTCCTGAAAATGACAATTCTCTCTGCACGGAAAACAGCAAATGCTCTTCCGAGGAATCCTGTTGTCACCGTCTTCTCTCTTAGGTCTGAACAGTGACGCAGCGTTGTATCAGGAATCGCAACTTCAAGAGTCATGTACTGACACGCTCCTAGAGATCAAGGGTAAACCAAACAGTCTTCTTCTCTTTCGTTTCTTCAATCTCTAAATCGGCATAGGTCATTGCTTTGACTTCGGTTCTTGTATCATGCTTCTCATGGTCGATTTCTTCACCCCAAACGGTGGCCTCAAGAGAGCATCTATCGCTACCACGATTGAATTCATTGATTTCGAACCGGGAGTAAAACTTCGATTCGATATCCACCATGGCGACTATTTCACCAATCCATTCCACAAGCAGTTCCTGTAAATCGATTCCGTCAACATCAATGTCTGTTGGTTCATCAGAAGAAACTCCGGATGTATCTACCATGACTTCCATGGTTGCTTTTGCGCTCTGTTCATAAGCTGTGAGGAGATCTGGGCCCCACGCCTCAATAGTAATGTCAGCCGTATGCTCGTGAAACCTGAAC carries:
- a CDS encoding archease: MPKGFRFHEHTADITIEAWGPDLLTAYEQSAKATMEVMVDTSGVSSDEPTDIDVDGIDLQELLVEWIGEIVAMVDIESKFYSRFEINEFNRGSDRCSLEATVWGEEIDHEKHDTRTEVKAMTYADLEIEETKEKKTVWFTLDL